A window of Fragaria vesca subsp. vesca linkage group LG7, FraVesHawaii_1.0, whole genome shotgun sequence contains these coding sequences:
- the LOC101292543 gene encoding protein cornichon homolog 4-like, protein MEMLWTWLLSFFFILTLLCILGYQLVCLVDLEFDYINPYDSSSRINNTVLPEFIVQGVLCVILLITRHWFMLLLALPHLYYNVNSYMKGRHLVDVTEIYNQLSWEKKQRFFKIGYLLVLFILSLFWLLWSIGDEYD, encoded by the exons ATGGAGATGCTATGGACATGGCTTTTGAGTTTCTTCTTCATCTTAACTCTCCTATGCATTCTGGGTTATCAG CTTGTGTGCTTAGTGGACCTCGAATTTGATTATATCAACCCATATGATTCATCATCTCGGATAAACAATACTGTTTTGCCTGAGTTTATCGTTCAAGGAGTTCTGTGCGTCATTCTTCTTATAACGAGACATTGGTTTATGCTTCTATTGGCTCTCCCGCATCTATATTATAACGTCAATTC GTACATGAAGGGGCGGCACTTGGTAGATGTGACTGAGATCTACAACCAACTGAGCTGGGAGAAAAAACAACGGTTCTTTAAGATTGGCTATTTGTTGGTCCTGTTCATCCTCTCTCTATTCTG GTTGCTTTGGAGCATTGGAGACGAATACGATTAA